One Diospyros lotus cultivar Yz01 chromosome 1, ASM1463336v1, whole genome shotgun sequence genomic window carries:
- the LOC127803471 gene encoding protein SENESCENCE-ASSOCIATED GENE 21, mitochondrial-like — MACSISSKAKLLSAFVADGLSLAASRRGYAAAASSRGVVTGSVRGAAGAGRGGVMAKKGGEETAKTSSWVPDPVTGYYRPENHANEIDVAELRNMLLKNNIRRH, encoded by the exons ATGGCTTGCTCAATCTCGTCCAAGGCTAAGCTTCTCTCTGCTTTTGTCGCTGATGGGCTCTCTCTCGCTGCAAGCAG GCGCGGATACGCGGCAGCGGCGTCATCACGGGGTGTTGTAACGGGTTCCGTAAGAGGGGCCGCCGGCGCCGGACGTGGGGGCGTGATGGCGAAGAAAGGAGGAGAGGAGACAGCAAAGACTTCGTCCTGGGTTCCAGATCCGGTCACCGGCTACTATAGGCCGGAGAATCACGCAAACGAGATCGACGTGGCTGAGTTGCGCAACATGCTCTTGAAGAACAACATCAGACGCCACTGA
- the LOC127803455 gene encoding U1 small nuclear ribonucleoprotein A — MAEMTTGGDIPPNMTIYINNINEKIKLDELKKSLHAVFSQFGKILEVLAFKTLKHKGQAWVVFEDASSASSALRQMQGFPFYDKPMRIQYAKTKSDIIAKADGTFVPRERKKRHEDKGRRRKEQHDASQAGMGVNPAYTGAYGAAPPLSQIPYAGGAKAAVPEAPAPPNNILFVQNLPHQTTQMMLQMLFCQYQGFKEVRMVEAKPGIAFVEYDNEMQSTMAMQGLQGFKISPENPMLITYAKK; from the exons ATGGCGGAGATGACGACCGGCGGCGATATTCCTCCGAACATGACTATATACATCAACAACATCAATGAGAAGATCAAGCTCGACG AGTTGAAGAAATCGCTGCACGCTGTGTTTTCGCAATTCGGGAAGATACTGGAGGTTTTAGCATTCAAGACGCTGAAACACAAAGGTCAGGCTTGGGTTGTGTTCGAGGACGCTTCTTCCGCCAGCAGTGCTCTTCGCCAGATGCAAGGCTTCCCCTTCTATGACAAGCCCATG CGGATACAATATGCAAAGACAAAATCAGACATAATAGCAAAGGCTGATGGAACTTTTgttccaagagaaagaaagaagaggcaTGAGGACAAAG GGAGGAGGCGGAAGGAGCAACATGATGCTAGTCAAGCTGGAATGGGTGTGAATCCTGCTTATACTGGTGCCTATGGTGCCGCTCCTCCT TTATCACAAATACCATATGCGGGCGGTGCAAAAGCTGCAGTTCCTGAAGCTCCTGCTCCACCAAACAACATATTGTTTGTTCAGAATCTTCCTCATCAAACCACTCAAATGATGCTGCAAATGCTCTTTTGCCAGTACCAGGGCTTCAAGGAAGTTAGGATGGTGGAAGCAAAGCCTGGTATTGCTTTCGTAGAATATGACAACGAGATGCAATCCACCATGGCAATGCAGGGACTCCAAGGTTTCAAGATATCTCCAGAGAACCCGATGCTGATTACCTACGCAAAGAAATAG
- the LOC127803463 gene encoding protein SENESCENCE-ASSOCIATED GENE 21, mitochondrial-like, with translation MARNFSNAKLLSAFVLDRTPVSAGSIYRRGYASASASQGVMSAGSVKGGGGEGREGRGVLAKKGGEESAKASSWVPDPVTGDYRPENQADQTDVAELREMHLKNNIRRH, from the exons ATGGCTCGCAATTTCTCCAACGCTAAGCTTCTCTCTGCTTTCGTCCTCGACAGAACCCCCGTCTCTGCGGGCAG TATTTACAGGCGTGGATATGCGTCGGCATCGGCATCGCAAGGGGTTATGTCGGCCGGATCAGtgaaaggaggaggaggagaaggaagagaaggaagaggcGTGTTGGCGAAGAAAGGAGGGGAAGAGTCGGCGAAGGCTTCGTCATGGGTGCCAGATCCGGTGACCGGCGACTACCGACCGGAGAATCAAGCCGACCAAACTGACGTCGCCGAGTTGCGCGAGATGCACTTGAAGAACAACATTAGACGCCACTGA